Proteins encoded together in one Peribacillus asahii window:
- a CDS encoding excisionase family DNA-binding protein: protein MYLTVKETAEYISLSESHIKSLILQNKIRAVHDGEQYLIYKDQFNTHFEQLETYKKQVAEYLNEPIPEDIDVKDED from the coding sequence ATGTATTTAACAGTGAAAGAAACAGCAGAGTATATATCATTATCAGAATCACATATTAAAAGCTTAATTTTACAAAATAAAATACGGGCTGTTCATGATGGTGAGCAGTATTTAATTTATAAAGACCAATTTAACACACATTTTGAACAATTGGAGACCTATAAAAAACAGGTTGCTGAGTATTTAAATGAACCTATTCCAGAAGATATTGATGTGAAGGATGAAGATTAG
- a CDS encoding AI-2E family transporter translates to MKLGDRLVVKEYLQSKGFSRLIALVVVVIFLISIGSMLNLLLFTFIFTFLMGRLERFITTQVNKVIRINSKVVIVFLYSIVLSSLGIVLYKYLPVITMQLTELVKQIVFFFQNPPDSRIIKYIISYMNDVETPLDFQTQVNFVYLYIADLGKLTLQIFLSILLSLFFLLEKDKIIRFTSKFKRGKFSSFFLNIEHFGRKFVNSFGKVIEVQFLIATTNAVLSITFLWIMGFPQLIGLGIMIFFLGLIPVAGVIISLIPLSMIAYSIGGISMVIAVLIMIAVIHAIESYILNPKFMSAKTNLPTFFTFIVLIFSEHFLGIWGLIIGIPIFIFLLDMLDIHEDNHKATR, encoded by the coding sequence ATGAAGTTAGGGGATAGGTTAGTGGTCAAAGAATATTTACAAAGTAAAGGTTTTTCAAGACTGATTGCATTAGTCGTTGTTGTTATATTTTTAATTAGTATTGGAAGTATGCTTAATTTATTATTGTTTACTTTTATTTTTACATTTCTTATGGGCAGATTAGAGAGATTTATAACGACTCAAGTAAATAAAGTCATTCGGATTAACTCTAAAGTAGTCATTGTATTTTTATATTCTATTGTACTGTCTTCTTTAGGCATTGTGTTATATAAATATTTACCGGTCATTACGATGCAATTAACGGAATTAGTGAAGCAAATTGTGTTTTTCTTCCAAAATCCACCTGATAGTCGCATCATTAAGTATATTATTTCATACATGAATGATGTAGAAACACCGCTTGATTTTCAAACGCAAGTGAACTTTGTTTATTTATATATTGCAGACCTTGGGAAGTTAACTCTCCAAATATTCCTTTCCATCTTATTGAGCCTGTTCTTCTTATTAGAAAAGGACAAAATTATTCGTTTTACCTCTAAATTTAAACGAGGAAAATTCAGTAGTTTCTTTTTAAATATAGAGCATTTTGGCAGAAAATTTGTGAATTCATTTGGGAAAGTAATCGAAGTTCAGTTTTTAATTGCGACAACAAATGCGGTCCTTTCTATTACTTTTTTATGGATAATGGGTTTCCCCCAGTTAATAGGACTCGGTATTATGATTTTCTTTTTAGGATTAATTCCGGTAGCAGGTGTGATTATTTCACTTATTCCACTTAGTATGATTGCCTATAGTATAGGCGGGATCTCAATGGTTATTGCTGTATTAATCATGATTGCTGTCATCCATGCTATAGAAAGTTATATTTTAAATCCGAAGTTTATGTCTGCTAAGACGAATTTGCCAACATTTTTTACCTTTATCGTACTTATCTTTTCCGAACACTTCCTTGGTATTTGGGGGTTAATTATCGGGATTCCAATCTTTATCTTCCTATTAGATATGTTAGATATTCATGAGGATAATCATAAAGCAACTCGTTAA
- the cidR gene encoding cidABC operon transcriptional activator CidR, with the protein MDIKHLQYFIQVTHFNSFTKAAEHLYITQPTISKMIKKLETELGVELFDRSRKQLTLTDAGRVVLEQAKLIDKAFSNLETEMEYLSGLKKGHIRLGLPPIIDASFFPKIIGRFHEEYPNITLQLIEDGSKKIQEAVENDLLDIGVIAFPTNTELFHSFAFLEEDIRLILHPEHPLAQTEEVDLGALAQEDFILFNKEFILRDLVVSSCEIAGFTPRVMSESSRWDFLEEMVACKLGITLLPESLCSHLQSHVCSVKVINPSIKWKLGVIWSKNRHLSFAAKEWLRFAKQVLTEQKLDTD; encoded by the coding sequence TTGGACATCAAACATTTACAATACTTTATTCAAGTAACACACTTCAATAGCTTTACTAAAGCCGCCGAACATTTATACATTACTCAGCCTACGATTAGTAAAATGATTAAAAAACTCGAAACCGAGTTAGGCGTGGAACTTTTTGATCGCTCACGTAAACAATTAACACTTACCGATGCCGGACGAGTCGTACTCGAACAAGCAAAATTAATTGATAAGGCATTTAGCAATTTAGAAACAGAAATGGAATATCTGTCGGGCTTGAAAAAAGGACATATTCGACTAGGATTACCCCCAATTATCGATGCTTCCTTTTTCCCAAAAATTATCGGCCGCTTTCATGAGGAGTATCCAAATATTACACTCCAATTAATAGAAGATGGTTCGAAGAAAATACAAGAGGCTGTTGAAAATGATTTACTTGATATCGGTGTAATTGCTTTCCCTACTAATACTGAACTTTTTCACTCTTTTGCATTTTTAGAAGAAGATATTCGATTAATCCTCCATCCGGAACACCCACTAGCTCAAACTGAAGAAGTTGATTTAGGAGCTCTGGCTCAAGAAGACTTTATTCTTTTTAATAAAGAATTCATACTGCGTGACCTTGTCGTCTCCTCCTGTGAGATAGCTGGCTTTACTCCTCGTGTTATGTCAGAGAGTTCACGTTGGGACTTTCTTGAGGAGATGGTAGCCTGCAAGCTAGGAATTACACTATTACCCGAAAGTCTATGCAGTCACTTACAAAGTCACGTTTGTTCTGTAAAAGTCATTAACCCATCTATAAAGTGGAAGCTGGGAGTCATTTGGAGTAAAAATCGTCATCTATCCTTTGCAGCTAAAGAATGGCTGCGCTTTGCAAAACAAGTATTAACCGAGCAAAAGCTAGATACAGATTAA
- a CDS encoding YfhD family protein → MGQNHKPIKRNKNNQGLSQFEKNLQSDGIDVEYSAELADADDLEAQARANVADQRAKRDN, encoded by the coding sequence ATGGGACAAAACCATAAACCTATTAAACGGAATAAAAACAACCAAGGACTATCACAATTCGAAAAAAATTTACAAAGTGATGGAATTGATGTGGAATACTCAGCAGAATTAGCAGATGCAGATGATTTAGAGGCACAAGCACGAGCAAATGTAGCTGATCAACGCGCTAAAAGAGATAACTAA
- a CDS encoding YfhE family protein, protein MANKKHEKLRTNLTSTQAVLYSREFKSADRAGGFTDKRARR, encoded by the coding sequence ATGGCCAATAAAAAACATGAAAAGTTAAGAACAAATTTAACTAGTACACAAGCCGTACTATACTCACGTGAATTTAAAAGCGCAGATCGTGCAGGCGGATTCACTGATAAGAGAGCTCGTCGTTAA
- a CDS encoding TIGR01777 family oxidoreductase — protein sequence MNIAIAGGTGFVGTALVDELIQAHHTVFILTRHPEKYHNQSQVHYIGWLYEGARPENALNNLDVFINLAGESLNSGRWTTQRKQKITESRLIATKEMNRILAACTHKPSVVINASAIGVYGVSDQLTFSETTESIGEDFLAQTVKLWEHEALHSKAYSNRVVLARFGLILDQQGGALPMMVLPYKLMAGGTMGRGTQWLSWIHIQDVIRGILFCINHPKISGPVNFTSPEPTQMKPFGQMISSITHRPHWLPVPSFALKLALGEMSMLVLEGQRVQPTKLLHHHFSFSYLTLKQALTDLLT from the coding sequence ATGAATATTGCCATTGCAGGTGGAACAGGCTTTGTTGGAACTGCCCTCGTGGATGAATTAATACAAGCACATCACACTGTGTTTATCCTCACTAGGCATCCTGAAAAATATCACAATCAAAGTCAGGTTCACTATATTGGCTGGCTTTATGAGGGAGCCCGCCCCGAAAATGCATTGAACAATCTGGATGTATTTATTAATTTAGCTGGCGAATCTTTAAACAGCGGACGTTGGACAACCCAGCGCAAGCAGAAAATTACAGAAAGCCGCCTGATCGCCACAAAAGAAATGAATCGGATTCTGGCTGCCTGTACACATAAACCTTCTGTTGTTATTAACGCGAGTGCAATTGGTGTATATGGAGTGTCAGATCAATTAACCTTCTCTGAAACAACAGAATCTATTGGGGAAGACTTTTTAGCACAAACGGTGAAGTTGTGGGAACACGAAGCACTTCACTCTAAGGCATACAGCAATCGAGTTGTCCTAGCTCGGTTCGGTTTAATTCTCGATCAACAAGGTGGAGCACTGCCAATGATGGTATTACCGTACAAGCTAATGGCCGGCGGCACAATGGGACGCGGAACTCAATGGCTCTCATGGATTCATATCCAAGATGTCATTCGTGGAATTCTTTTTTGCATCAATCACCCTAAAATCTCTGGTCCCGTCAATTTTACCTCTCCAGAACCAACACAAATGAAACCATTCGGGCAAATGATTAGTTCTATCACCCATCGTCCGCATTGGCTTCCTGTACCGTCATTCGCCCTTAAACTGGCTTTAGGTGAAATGAGCATGCTTGTTTTAGAAGGACAACGTGTACAACCAACTAAATTATTGCATCATCATTTTTCATTTTCTTACCTAACTTTAAAACAAGCCTTAACTGACCTTTTAACATAA